In the Drosophila willistoni isolate 14030-0811.24 chromosome 3R, UCI_dwil_1.1, whole genome shotgun sequence genome, aagtgtaTTTGAGTTATCATGGAAAGGGGCTATACCAAATATAAAGCCTAAAAGTTTGAAATAAAAGTCGCGAGGGGCAAAATGGCCGAAGTTTGCATACACTTGCAAGTTTTTCGTGTTGATTGAATGATATTTGTAAAGAAATAAATCTAAATTTTCTGTGAATTTGTCGTATTTTGgaaatttgaagaaaattcTATCCCCAACATCAAGAATTTACCTCTTAAGACGGTCAAGTTTTAATATCCCTTTATGATCCTTTCTTTTAAACAGTTTCAACTCCTTTTAGAGTCATTACTATATAATCTTTTTCGAGTCttcttttaataaaatacgtaaatagatttgttttttaatcaaTAAGAGGGTGCAAGGTCAACAATGTTCGAAATTCTGGatgtatatatttcaaaatattgattttaagATTGAATTCAATTGGATAGATGATATTCTGAGTTGACGTTGAGCAAAACAAACTTTGAACTTTTTATTAGGAAGGATTATCTGACATCTGGAGgttgttttttaaaaagtaattatgtaagtaattataaaaatgtttaaacagacttgaaattgaaatttttccaGGATATTTCAAGGATTTACTGGTATAGCCCCCTAAACGAAACAAAAGTTATATAAAATATGATCAATTTAGCCTTATTTCGTTGATATTCAACGAAATACTGTGATTTGTGAGGTGATTATTGAGTTGAAAGTGCCTGGCAGCAATAAAAATTACCCTCAAATGGACTTACCTTAGCttattaattgaaataaatgcttagaaaattaaatatactaCGATTCGACCTAGAACTTCTACAGAgtttttatttgatattttgtttgaaaatcaattaaacTATCAGAAATCTAGATAAATAATATAGAAATTAACGAAATTATAACTGAGACGCAAGCCGAAAAGTGAGAATAAAAATTGAAGTTCATGGCAAAATCctcaaataattattaataccCTTTTAGTTAATAACAAAAACTATAGCAAAGAGGCAAAGTCGAAATTATTAATTGATAAAAACATACTTTGCTTAcatctttaaaaaatgtataatatTTTAAGAGTAgttttataattgaaatttgaatCTCGGTAGAATAGGTTTTTTCTGTTTgagtattgtatatatatattgtttaaatatatatatatatatatcctatAGAAGTATAAGACATTCTTGGGTaattggttttggtttttcttaaattaaaaatataaaagacaTTTCGTTTCTGTAAACCTCACGAAACTCACCTCGCATTGTGACCCAGCATTATGATGCTTCTGCAAAATATAATTAAGAAATGTCGAGATACGagttttatataatatatatagttgAAAGATAAGATTGAGAAAGGTATAGATtgagagagaaatagagagagagagagaatagaTATAGAATATGGGGATAGTTGATTTAGAGACAGAACACACAACACGCAGAAAAAgataaaaactcaaaaatcGAGAGAAAACTGAAgagaaaatttgaaatttatatcagaaacttaaaatttaatttagtaTGGCCAAAtattgaagaaaaagaaaagttattGAGACAAAAAAGTAACAATTAatgcatttaaatatatatatataaatttttattattttttagaatttttaggcattttgtttttaggcTGAAAATTAAACTGAAAATGTCATTTATTTGGTGTGGGTCAGGGTAGGTCGTAACCTCTTTTGATTGATCATGCTGCAACGATCTGTTTCTATATCTATATCATGACTTGCTGCTAAAACCCCTTGCCaagtgcacacacacacacacacatacgcacacacgtaaagaaatgaaatatgtatgggtaaattaaaaattgaattgaaatttatttacaacTTGGTCGGCCAAAGAACTCAAACTCAATTACAAGTGGCCATTATATGGTATGATAAGGTTAGAAGAGgaaagacagagagggagagaaagagagatagggAGAGATTGCACAACAAACAgccattaaaatgaaaaatcaaggaacacacacacacacacacagaacaaacaaggtgtgtgtgtgtgtgtgtgtgtggtgggtGGATGTGGTCATCATTCGATCGATTAGGAGTTTAACATGTTTAGGCCACGTTAAGCAACATCAGCTCTACATACTTAAGTGGGGTGTGTGAGtaagtctgtgtgtgtgggtgtgtgtgtgtgtgtgggtgtagatgtctgtgtgtgtcaTGGGTGAGAACTACATTGATCGAACctcagcatcagcaacattTGCAATCAACATCCATGTACAAAGTTATCAAGTATTTTACATAAACGATATGATGTTTTTTTTGGCTCCAGTGGATAGAAATGAAGTTGCTGATCTGCCGAAACACAAACGAAATCATAACGAACGAACCAAAATCAACAGCAATTAACGTTAagaacatcaacaacaacaatgagaaGGTCTCAGAAGGGGGTTTAAAACTTtgaaccaacaacaactgcacgAAATAGCCTAAAGTTAGTGTCGtgattaaaaaaatacaatatatatatttgatatataGAGATATGTACTTGTATTAgattcatatatatgtataggtgTAACAAGGCatattgtacatatatatatgtaggtatatcgGGTATGGTATATAGTTgggtgtatatatatatatggataaGTATACATTGgatttacaatttatttgtatatatcGTTTCAAAAAGGGTGAGCGCAAAAGTTTTTGGAAGCCAAAGTGTAGGTATatttatcacatatgtaaatgtcTGTGtaggaatatatatatcatatatgtatatatatagagaaattGTGGTTGGGTGTTCAGTAAAAAATCTGGCTGCTTTCATTATCATCATTTGAGAGATACTTTTTTTTACATGGCCTAAAATTCTAGACTTTATTTGCACTATaactaaattttaatatgTGTTTTCCAACTTATACGAGTAAATTTATGTtgattgttgtttgtttgtttgtgtgtttggcCTACCGAATGAGCATAGCGAATTTCGGCTAATTCACAACAACATTGGTAACGGAGTATGGCACGAACGCTCTTTCTGCAAGATGTTTGGTTGGATATAAAGTCaaatatatatggatatagAATAGATAGATTCAtgattaacaacaacaaaagatttatgcaaattgtGTGTAATTGTGTTATATTCCTTTTAgtcaaatgatttttattatattaaattcaatttaatattatatatatgttggTACTTTCTTTTAGcaataaacataaacaaaatttatgaactttaaccataaaaaaaaaaagtccaaaacgaaaagtaagaaaaaacACAAGACCAAAACGGAAAATGTagtaaaattatttgaaaaaacacgcaagagttttctttttcttttttgttttcttttttttgtactcACACAATATGAAAATTAGcatatttaattgtataacATTTTAGCAATatgaataacaaaaatttcgaaaactaaaatacacaaaaaaaaaaagaaaaggaaaagaaaaatcaagtaAGAAAATGTGTACTTACCGCAACAATCGTGTTATATAGTCGGGCCAATTCTCGGGGAACATAACGAGGAAAAACCCAATGCCAATTAGAATAACCCCAGCCAGTTTCATGCCAGCAAAATTTGCGCTGTACAATATGACATCGAGTGCTGGATATGGTAAATTAGTATAAGTGTTTAATATTCATAGTAAAGTTAGTCGGCATGTAAATAAGTAGAGGTTGATTAACTTAATCAACAAACCAAGCTTGATCTTCTAATCATTGCATCAATTCCTATAATTTTAGAACTTGATTTTCTCGTTAATCTTCCTCTCTCTTCATAGAATTACTATTCAATACTAAGTTAGAAATGTTTTCAAATGCTGGCatagataaattacttaaagaAGATTCCGAATGAGAACTTTTGGAATCGCaaacaaattcatttaaatggAACTCAATTATCGTTTTCTGCTAAGAAAAATTCTTGTAAATTATAAgtaaaagcaaatttaattACTAATGGCTAATATTGTTcttaactttttaaaaaatattccaaaaatattaagaaactGTTATCTctcaaaaattaaatcacATTGCGATTAAATTATTATGTTTCTAACGTCTAAAAAGGCAAATGctatcaaaatggaaaaatttgtttggtaATCAAAAGAGCTAAAAGAAATCTCTTGAAATCTGAATTTAcgtttaaaaacaatttgaaaacttCCAAAATTAGGATTTTAAGAAAAGAGTTTAAATGTGGAATTTAGTAATTCGAAAActtcaaaaattaagactttcAGGAAAGAGTTTTAATGTGGAATTTAATAATTCCAGAAATCAATTTAGGCTAGGCAAAGTTCGTATTAACTGAGTAATGAGTCTAAGAGTTTTAATGCAATTATTTTCAATAAAGTtataaaaactatttcattttcttccttttaacagaattttatatatattatattttttttgagcCATTTTGAGGAGCATTTTGATTGTggtaaaaggaaaaaacttGTTGGTAGCAACGATTTGGGTTTCCTGAAAGTTTTATTTGAcgatttaaaataatatatagtCACGGAATGCCTAAGGCTAATAGAAAATGTTGTTGcctttttatgttgttgttgtttctgttgttgttgttgttgttgttggtatacTTACCACCTGAAACGGGAACGGCTGTAATCAAACCCAATGTCACAAACATGTTGTATGTTACGGCGGCGCTGAACTGCATTAGGACGTGGAAAACTgcaatcaaaattaattacaacgataaaagtttataacaaaacaacaacaacgaagtAAGTGAGGGTCTGAAGGGGCAGTGGGCAGTGTGTATTTGGAGTAGTTACCTAAAAGCAATAGACTGGCGGCAAAAAGCAGGTTCCAGGGAATGCTCTCCGATGTCAGGCTTTCCGTGCCAGTCAAGTAAAGCGCCAACACAACGGGCCACAGGAGCAGGGCATTGAGGAAACCCAATGCTGTGAATGTGAATGCGATTTGGCCCACAGGCGGATCGCCCATTACTTTGCGGAACATAACCTAGAAAGCCCAAAAGAGCAAATGGCAAAACATGAAAGCAGAGCAAAAGGACACGCAGGTCACATACCCTGAATACAGCATAACCGGCAGCGGACAATGTGGCCAGCACAACGCCGCCAAGTGTACGGCTCTCTGTGATGCCATCCATATAGGCCAGCAGTGCAATGCCCGTGTCGCAGAGGATAACAGCCACAATCTGAAAATGGAAGCCATGTAATGCGATTTGATTAGATTTTCGGAGGACCTCACTTACCCGTACGCCCACAAATTGTTCGTGCAGTATAACCCAGGACAACAAGTAGACACAGGCAACATTTGTGGCAAACAGGGCCAGGGCATCGGTGGCAAAGAGGACATGCAGGGACAGAGTGTACAGATATGTGGTTACCAGCCACAGTATGCAGAATGAGAGGCAGCGATTCAGAAAGCGTCCTTTAAATCAACCAGAGACCAGAGCGGAAATGGAAAGTCAATTGGTATTCAAAGGGGCAGGAGAGTTGCCGAACTCACCTACGGTGAAACCTCGCTCGCGAAAACCACGCAGCACATCGCCCAATATTTCACTCAACTTATCATATTTGCGGGCCGAGATCAATCCCAGCACATAGATGGGGAAAAAGAGTAACGAGAAATTGGTAAAAAACCAGGCAGCAAAGAACGGAGCACTAAAGTAGACGGGCTGGCGTGGTGGGATTTTGAACATCTCGGTGGCGTCCTCGACATGATGCAGGGATGAATCGCTGATGGCCAGTATATCCTCCAGCTCGGTGCTCAGCTCCGCCCGACTCGACGAGGTGTCCTGATCATCGTTCAGCACATCATCGTAGGGAGCTCGATACTTGTACATATACTTGATGGTATGAGTGGCTCCTACCCATGACCCGGTCACCAGAATGGTCACGCACACACCATAGTACATCTGCAGATCAAGAGAGGCGATTCAAGTCACTGCTGGGAGCACCTCGAAAACTCTGATACACTTACCTTCCGAGCCAGCTCGGAGCAACAGGATTCCTTGCAGGCCTGCAGCTTACGAAAACGTAATTCTGGCTCTTCTCCATGGCCAtttgcctgctgctgttgctgttgctgctgttgatcgTGTCCAGCGCTGTGTGCCGTATCACTGGAGTCGCCTCCAAAGTGATGTTGTGCGTTGTGAGTCCCTGTCGGAGTATCCGCTTGAATGATAATCACCTCATTGGGATCCTGTTGGCTCGATGATATTGAATCTTGGTGGGTTATTTGTGGATTGCTTGAGTTGAGGACATTGCTGAACCCACAGCTGCCAGCTGGGCCACCAACTGGTCCGCCACCTCCACCGAcagtgctgctgctggctgcAGCTCCacttgtgttgttgttgctattgtacGACGGTCCATTCGTTGAGGAATCGCCGGTGACAACCACAGATGGGGTGCGCACACGTTTCGGATTAAAGATGGCCGGAATTTCGCCGTCTCGCGTCATCCTCCTATTCACATAGACATTTCATAGTGATTGCTGCCTGCAAAGAGTGTAAAAAGGTGCACCATATTGACTTTTCAGACTTCACTTCAGGCACTCTACACCCATATTTTCCCTTCTATATAACCCTAAAGCTCAATTGGAGTGCGATTAGCCAAGAAACAAGCCGTTGTTCACGTGCTGGCAGCGATTAGAGATGAAAGAACACGCAAGGTGGAGGTCGAATACCAATTTTTTTAAGGCAAAAGGCGCTCCCCAATACCCCACGCAATTTGCATGAgctcccacacacacagcacaccctttttttttggctccaGGCTAAACTCAAGGCAAGTCAAACATTTTTCATGGCTAAATGACCAGCTGGcttggtttgtttttgtaaagTCCAGTCCATTGATTGGATGCCCAACATATGTGTTGAATGGAGGGTCCAAGGAGAAGAGGAGGCACTCATAACAATGCAAATTATGAACGCCTCAGCTAGCTGGGTCAAGTTGAACAttgtcagagagagagaaagagagagttaGTGGACAATAAACATGGCAACCTAAGCAGATCCGGTTGGGCAATTTGTAAGCCTTTTTACTGCATAGCTAAATTAACCCTGTAAACCTCACCCACTACCACCCACCCCCACCCTATTCCACCCACTCTTGTCCACTTGTCGTCCTTCTATGTCCTTCACCTTCAATACTTCAGGCATCCCACTGGGCACAGTTGGCTGTGTTTGCTTTCAATAATGCCATTCTAATTGAAACATTAATTATTCAGATCGAGGGTCTAGGCAATGCCAAGACGTAAAAGAGAACCAAACTGCTGATTTGAACAAGTTAATAGCTATATAATGATTGTCCTTTTAACCTATACAGTTAAATATAATTGCCTGGAATTTTGCACAAATAGGAATTGATTGGCAGAAATATTCAAATAATTATAAGATAgatagttttcttttattgattatttaattGATGCATTTTCAAGTCAATATAAATGACAACTAACTAATatacatagacacacacacacacacatacatacatatacaaagaTAGATATGGATTGTTATGCCGCAATGTCTAAATTATGCAAAAGTTGAGAAAATTTCCCACTTTACACTGGGCATAATAAAATAGTTCTATGGAAACTAGCAAGATTTATCTAATCGAATATATTTAAACAGGAAAACTTGTGGAGTGAGCAAAGATTAGCAAAGGATTTAACCAATGATCAACCATAATTAAATGATcaacataaattaaattaatcaacataaattaaatcataataattaaatgttaGTTAAAGTCGTTTAACAAGAAATGGTTtcaaatgtatgtaatttTGAAGAGAAGGTACAACAATCTTACTAGTGATTTATTGGCTATTCTTGGAGGGTTAGAAATATGGGAAATTACCCCGCAAAAACTGAGATTTAATCTCTGAAACTGGTAAGTTTTTCCTTCGAAATGCTCGTTTTTCCCATCACTTTAATGAGCAATGGGAATCGAATAAGGAATAATGAGATCCTGATCGAATTCAAACTTTAAAACATTATAAAATGGATAAATGTATTGATGGATAAAACTTTTTGTAATTTCAAGTTGTGGTTCAATACTAAAGAACACAAAATAGAAAGTAATTCTCTCTAATATATCAAATTGAAGTTAATTATTATCTAATTATAGTGAATTGAAGTTAATTGAAGCATCTAAAAAGCTTTACCAAAATTCATCAAGTCATTTGAATGAAATTCGttattttccttttcatgTTTTGGATGATAATGAATCTTAAGTTATGATTCAAATATGTTATGTTCGGGAATGACagagaaaattataacaaaattaagaagtttcttctttaaaataacaaaataggCGAAAAACCATTCGCAATTCACTTACTTAGATAATGATAaatctttaaacaaatttgattgagatatttcttttttagtgctcaaaaatgtttaattgaaTGCTATTTGaattcatatttatttttattttattattttttaatgttctcattaaaatttactttaatttaaaaaataaatcctatttaaatttcaatatgtagatttaatttaaaaattataatatttcgcatacattttaatttattacaaaaacaaaaacgaggGCAGCCTTAAATTAGCTTCCATTATAGTAATTGCATTGAGTTATCGAATGAAATATGATTGTTGAGGTGACATGTTTATAGAGTGTCTGCAAGTCGGccttttggtttggttttccCATTGGCGGTTCTCGTTAAAGGCACAGCATTTGAAATCGAGCCCAGTTTGCTTTGAACACTGAGCCAGACGAGAATTGAAGCGGATAATCGCGCAATAGAAATGTTTGTGAAACTTGTTCTTCTCATATTTGTGATCGGTAAGTGaatgattattattttaatgagAATCCAATACGTGTACTCAGATATGATGCCTGGTTTAGGAACTGTTAGGGCCGTGACGGAGTGCGGGGTTCTGGACGAAAGTCGGCTGCATGACAATGATCAAACAACATATCCCAATGAGTATCCATGGGTGGGATTACTAATGAATCAAGATGGTAGGTGAAACCACATTTAAGTTAAGAGAAAGAGACCGAAGGATTGATTTCTGTCCATTGCAGGTGGTAGACTCACTCATACTCGCTGCAATGTTATCATTATCCATGAGTTGCATGTCCTGACCACAGCTTCATGTGTACGTAAATTTCAAAAGCAACCACGTAATGCCGCCGTTTTGCTTGGCATATACAATGAGACCCATACACCGGATAACGAGTTTGTGTGCAATGCAAAGGGATTCTGTGTACCCGGACCGTTGCTATTCCAATTGGCCGATATTAAAATCAATCCCCTGGCCGACAAGGATACAGGAGACAATGATCTGGCCATTTTGAAACTAACAGAACCCATCAACTATACGCCGTATATTCTGCCCATTTGCTTGGAAGGGGCGACCGAGCCCGATTCTCTGACTAGTCGGAATCTACCATTTTCCGGATTCACACATTCCAACTATCTCAGAGGCAAGGGCAAGGCATTCATTGTGTCGCGGCAGCATTGCAATTTGTTGACATCATCAAAGACACCGTGGCCGCAAAATCAATTCTGCGGTTTCCCACCAAAGACGACCAGATTCTACGAGGCAACCGCCTTGATGGGCGTCAATGTGGTAAAAGATGTACCCGAAAATTTCTATCTAGTTGCAATTTTGGCCAAAATGTATAAGTCGGGCGTTGTTAATACAATGATCTATCAAGATCTGCGACCATGGCGCGATTggattaaagaaaatattaaatcatCTTAAAATCAAGAttgttttatgcatttttctacaaataaataaatacacacGACTTTCCTTGAAGTTATTTATTGGAAAATTAACCGGTATCAATTATCATAACTTGCAGTTCCGCCTTTAAGACCGGTTCTCATATTTATAGTAAGTAGTAATCGCAGTAGTAGGAATAAATTTCAGTCCGATTGCATTGCCAAAGCTAATCAGTGtttactatatacatatatataaaagtcgTTTGAGTCAGATTCTCAAGTTCAGTTGTTCATGAATCGGCTCTCAGAATGCATCGAATTTACGGAATAATTCCATTGCTCTTGATCATATCGCAATTGACGAATGCCAAAGAACCGGAATGTGGACAATTTAAAGAAGAGCAAGTTCTAAAGCAGGATGACTATGCCATTCCCACAGAGCATCAGTGGTTGGCCCGCATCACATATGTGAATGGTAAGTACATACAACACACGCATATAAATTGGATACTAACTTTTGCCACAAAGGTTCAAAGGTAGAGAATACTGGCTGCTTGGGTGCATTAATCTCTAAGAGGAATGTGCTAGCACCTGCCCATTGCTTTGTCCGGCACAACGGACAGGCGGAGGCGTATGGTGTGCAGTTGGGTGTGTGGAATAAGAGTCGAAATGCCTACGAGGTTAGCTGCGAATCGGATGGTTATTGTGTACTGCCGCCACAGGAAATTAAATTGGCCGAAATAGCCATTCATCCGGAATACGATGCGTTGACATTGAAAAACAGTCTGGCGGTCCTTACGCTGCTGAGGGATGCCAAGTTTACACCAAATGTGATGCCCATTTGCATGCCACCGCCAGATCTGGCCGAGAAGTCGCTGGTTAGTCAGATATTTATGTTGGCCGGCTTGCGAACCAATAAGGAGCTAAAGCACAAGACTTGGGTGAATACCATAAGTCGTTCCCTGTGCCAAAACAGCGCCAAATCTCTGGTGACCAGCAAAAATACGGTTTGCGGCTATCAGGAACAAAGCGAAACCTATTATCCCGGAGCTGCTCTCGTCGGCATCCAGGTGAGGAACGATGTGCCACAGAATTACTATTTGGTTGGCCTTCTACACGATTGGACCAGAGTCGATAACCGTGTCTTGTCCAGCTTCCTGAATATACAACCCTATATGAATTTCATTAGACTTAATTCCGATTCCTTAATTGTACGCTCTTAAAGACCAACATATTAAAGATGGGACCTGCAACTAACAACAGGTCGCCTAGACCGAGTCGTGACTCGTCGTCTTGGCGTGTTAATTATTCAGTTTGAGCTTTCGCGGCCTGTGCTCATGCAACATGCAAATTGCTCATATATTTATGGCATTTTAATGAGCAGTCAACCTCGCCAAAGCCGCCGCCATTGGTTTCGCTAATGTgagaaaaatgtaaatttcagCACAAAACTTTTGTTTCACCAACGAAGAAGAACCGAAAGGAACaaaacaacaagcaaaaaaaactatgACAATGTTAAATCTGACAGACGACAAAGCCGCCAAGGCGACAGCCAAAATGTTGTCTTTTGCCATGCAAAAGGGAAACGGAAGTCCACAAAGCTGAAGGCTAATTAAatgatagagagagagagagcgagagagaaaaacgAACAGAGTCAGGGAAAGAGTAAAAAGCTATTGGAATTATGCCAAGTCAGGACTGTTTTAGGATTCATATAACAATTTTTGAGTAGACCGCCAAATACTCTAGTCAAGTGGATGAAATAAGGAATATTTCTAATCATTGTCAAATCTAGGGTAGTAGGAAATGGGGCAGATTTCTCTCTACATACAGTTGGTTATTAATTTTGATACTCTTAGAAGCTAAAATATGATTATGAAACACATTCAAACATAAAAGGGCATTCATATGAGGGTAAACAGTAGTTAATAACATTCCTGTTCAAAATCATGAGCACACTAGATCCAGCCACTTTCGACTATCTAAAGATAGATCTCGAGCACATTTCTCTACGTCTAGGTAAAAGTCATTGAAGTCGTTTAATTTTATGTttgtatacacatacatatgtgtatgaaCATAAGGACCTTTACACTACTAAAGCTTTGTGCTAGCATTGCTAACCATGTAATTTGTAAGGGGGGAGAAAACAATCaacgttttctttttatgcTCTGTGCTTAAAATGTTCACCTATTCAAATGTTTTCAAGCTGCTAGTTGGCATCTTTTATATGCATTTTTGTGTCGAGAAACGTAATTGATTTGGTAAATTGGGATaacaaaaaaagtttagtATCTAGAAGTACTATAATTTACATAATGATTATAGCATCTTTTATGAATTCCTTTTTTAACTCCTTAGATAAAGTAATAATATCTTATGAAAATAACGTTTTTTCCGGTCATTTTATGTAATTAAGTTGATATTTCTGCTGCAGGGTATATCTTGCGAATGTCTTCTAAGACTTGAAGAACTTAATTTTATACAACGAAATAagaatgaaaacaaaagtggCGGATTGCCTTGGTTAAAGATAAAGAGAACCATTAGGAACCACTTTATCTATGTACTTTCCCCCTTTTTATACATTTCAATGTTGCTCTCTCTGTAAAATCAACGAATGGACCAACACTTTCAACGTTTTGCTAGACCATTGCATTCTTTTAGGC is a window encoding:
- the LOC6649523 gene encoding uncharacterized protein LOC6649523 isoform X1, with amino-acid sequence MTRDGEIPAIFNPKRVRTPSVVVTGDSSTNGPSYNSNNNTSGAAASSSTVGGGGGPVGGPAGSCGFSNVLNSSNPQITHQDSISSSQQDPNEVIIIQADTPTGTHNAQHHFGGDSSDTAHSAGHDQQQQQQQQQANGHGEEPELRFRKLQACKESCCSELARKMYYGVCVTILVTGSWVGATHTIKYMYKYRAPYDDVLNDDQDTSSSRAELSTELEDILAISDSSLHHVEDATEMFKIPPRQPVYFSAPFFAAWFFTNFSLLFFPIYVLGLISARKYDKLSEILGDVLRGFRERGFTVGRFLNRCLSFCILWLVTTYLYTLSLHVLFATDALALFATNVACVYLLSWVILHEQFVGVRIVAVILCDTGIALLAYMDGITESRTLGGVVLATLSAAGYAVFRVMFRKVMGDPPVGQIAFTFTALGFLNALLLWPVVLALYLTGTESLTSESIPWNLLFAASLLLLVFHVLMQFSAAVTYNMFVTLGLITAVPVSGALDVILYSANFAGMKLAGVILIGIGFFLVMFPENWPDYITRLLRKSVRAILRYQCCCELAEIRYAHSMGSRPSERYFNRSASHHYRLSDGIHKVPSSFTLWPCEMTDLSPTATGFLHGHGGSNAQHHQQLLQHQQQQQQHHHPHHQRHHLTHSYSQQQQHHLQRQHSHTSLTMIHRQSSSHSVHGGRAGAAAAAAAAAATGTGRLFSYFGNEHDHDHERKKSETSFFNLGFRRKSTVVYYAPTD
- the LOC6649523 gene encoding putative thiamine transporter SLC35F3 isoform X6, encoding MTRDGEIPAIFNPKRVRTPSVVVTGDSSTNGPSYNSNNNTSGAAASSSTVGGGGGPVGGPAGSCGFSNVLNSSNPQITHQDSISSSQQDPNEVIIIQADTPTGTHNAQHHFGGDSSDTAHSAGHDQQQQQQQQQANGHGEEPELRFRKLQACKESCCSELARKMYYGVCVTILVTGSWVGATHTIKYMYKYRAPYDDVLNDDQDTSSSRAELSTELEDILAISDSSLHHVEDATEMFKIPPRQPVYFSAPFFAAWFFTNFSLLFFPIYVLGLISARKYDKLSEILGDVLRGFRERGFTVGRFLNRCLSFCILWLVTTYLYTLSLHVLFATDALALFATNVACVYLLSWVILHEQFVGVRIVAVILCDTGIALLAYMDGITESRTLGGVVLATLSAAGYAVFRVMFRKVMGDPPVGQIAFTFTALGFLNALLLWPVVLALYLTGTESLTSESIPWNLLFAASLLLLVFHVLMQFSAAVTYNMFVTLGLITAVPVSGALDVILYSANFAGMKLAGVILIGIGFFLVMFPENWPDYITRLLRSQHIYASHYKHKRKYYAVNTNSYVV
- the LOC6649523 gene encoding putative thiamine transporter SLC35F3 isoform X4 — translated: MTRDGEIPAIFNPKRVRTPSVVVTGDSSTNGPSYNSNNNTSGAAASSSTVGGGGGPVGGPAGSCGFSNVLNSSNPQITHQDSISSSQQDPNEVIIIQADTPTGTHNAQHHFGGDSSDTAHSAGHDQQQQQQQQQANGHGEEPELRFRKLQACKESCCSELARKMYYGVCVTILVTGSWVGATHTIKYMYKYRAPYDDVLNDDQDTSSSRAELSTELEDILAISDSSLHHVEDATEMFKIPPRQPVYFSAPFFAAWFFTNFSLLFFPIYVLGLISARKYDKLSEILGDVLRGFRERGFTVGRFLNRCLSFCILWLVTTYLYTLSLHVLFATDALALFATNVACVYLLSWVILHEQFVGVRIVAVILCDTGIALLAYMDGITESRTLGGVVLATLSAAGYAVFRVMFRKVMGDPPVGQIAFTFTALGFLNALLLWPVVLALYLTGTESLTSESIPWNLLFAASLLLLVFHVLMQFSAAVTYNMFVTLGLITAVPVSGALDVILYSANFAGMKLAGVILIGIGFFLVMFPENWPDYITRLLRWGRGPRSGTSTGQHPTIIDYRTGYIRSHLRSPSGRVR